The Streptomyces europaeiscabiei genome window below encodes:
- a CDS encoding trypsin-like peptidase domain-containing protein gives MAVRGRRATDDGRRAARDEVLVRVGDLAGRPRGTGFVADHHGTVVTSHEAVDGLARIVVHATGDRVCVVSSDAVTPLPALDLALIRTEGLCVEPLPFALRDEVGTGAYVRIAAGGWREARVLGTADVTYTATDGFHLLRGALELAIGTAGSEALRLGGGAAGGPVLDVTTGTVVGVLGTALEAPHRATGFAVPLRGWRAEQPLAELLARNAATVGAYGTDLNLAGVLELTATTVGSDGPGAGAGAVAAAGADPVERVEVVREFTAFADGPATVLGLVGPPGSGRTTELAALAARRGRGPEPAPTLWLRGADLLSDDDSVADAARRALERAGRIVAASAAVGAMGVAGHGGTSGEWGASAASGASAGWTASDFSSASAASAASAPSAPSAASSAAGAWGAVGASASSGASAASGTPGASEDRPVDAGWVSAGRYGGELGDIRPERLARLAVAEGRPMLLLLDGPEEMPPTLAHRLAEWTAGTAEWLRENGARLVVACRAEYWERAGAQFPAELLHGAVPGGDGQSLPACVRLGDLTEGEARRARLRYGIPEDALAGPDARHPLTLRLLSEVRAALPDTPGGRSGEDGAFAGPPDAGAFPTGPTPPASGTGAASAVSGRPGRDEVLAAYLDLMCLRVAVRLAVVNGVRGTAVRRLAAQVSGQVHEAARRCLGPGQGELDRAAFEAVFPWGPVPGRRLGGTTGWASAVLTEGLLVPAGDGYRFAHEELADWIQGAHLDLDAALHALVHRGWVTQAEARRGWGTMPSEARIRRHARRATRDLPVPRHRVGPVVHALLLLGRQQGPTELAGRLEELLDALDALLPPGAPVPDDPTWWATRLLAEVLLRVPDATPYTRVLRFLAERIGAWRAQGRGVPGEFGPDFWASLPLPGTERFDLLRRLVVADPATGEGSRYLDVVSRLLAADPAAVQPLLTRWFLDDTPLVATPDATVATAAQALLHTHRRCALDDLTEALVDSAHRRADELLAVLSEEEPSAVCRAVDRWAHDERPARRVAGLAYALRTAPHVNTEADRELLRYAALALLGRPADVTLHSGALALLVRDPRTRPRYLPQALERFAAGDPQLPASALVTALATHPDPVLDAFRARLRTPCAEGSDGDALRTLAEVTTPGLARRVTALVREVVELRPEVAGHVATYVDRTLQHGPGTRVVLFPLVSGLIVDGPVQVRAALAAVLAEPGTPASGPLRRELLDLLMATERDPSVLDALLRAAAARGVTADAADTGGVGDSAATRLLVHRVGMLLVRTPEGATRFDWALVDLARHVPGFAGLVAGWLSGTPQEWAAVVGPSTRRMIENLAGVPGVRVPA, from the coding sequence ATGGCGGTACGGGGCCGTCGGGCGACCGACGACGGCCGCCGGGCGGCGCGGGACGAAGTCCTGGTGCGGGTCGGCGATCTGGCGGGACGACCGCGCGGCACGGGCTTCGTGGCCGATCACCACGGCACGGTCGTCACCAGCCACGAGGCGGTGGACGGACTGGCCCGGATCGTGGTGCACGCCACCGGCGACCGTGTCTGTGTGGTGAGCTCCGACGCGGTGACCCCGCTGCCGGCGCTCGATCTCGCGCTCATCCGCACCGAGGGGCTGTGCGTGGAGCCACTGCCGTTCGCCCTGCGGGACGAGGTCGGGACGGGCGCGTACGTCCGTATCGCGGCCGGCGGCTGGCGCGAGGCACGCGTGCTGGGCACGGCGGACGTCACGTACACCGCGACCGACGGGTTCCATCTGCTGCGAGGCGCCCTGGAGTTGGCGATCGGCACGGCCGGCAGCGAGGCGCTGCGGCTGGGCGGGGGCGCGGCCGGGGGACCGGTCCTCGACGTGACCACCGGGACCGTGGTGGGCGTGCTCGGCACGGCGCTGGAGGCACCGCACCGGGCCACCGGCTTCGCCGTACCCCTGCGAGGGTGGCGGGCCGAGCAGCCGCTGGCCGAGCTGCTCGCCCGCAACGCGGCGACCGTGGGTGCGTACGGAACGGATCTGAACCTGGCCGGGGTCCTGGAGCTCACGGCCACCACCGTGGGGTCGGACGGGCCGGGGGCGGGTGCCGGGGCCGTCGCGGCGGCCGGTGCCGACCCCGTCGAACGGGTCGAGGTCGTAAGGGAGTTCACCGCCTTCGCCGACGGCCCGGCCACGGTCCTCGGCCTCGTCGGCCCACCCGGCAGCGGCCGTACGACAGAACTGGCCGCCCTCGCCGCCCGGCGCGGCCGTGGGCCCGAGCCCGCACCCACACTGTGGCTCCGCGGCGCCGACCTCCTGTCCGACGACGACTCCGTGGCGGACGCCGCACGGCGCGCGCTGGAGCGGGCGGGGCGGATCGTGGCGGCGTCGGCCGCGGTGGGTGCGATGGGTGTGGCGGGACACGGGGGCACGTCGGGGGAGTGGGGCGCGTCGGCAGCGTCCGGGGCGTCGGCTGGATGGACTGCCTCGGACTTCTCCTCCGCGTCGGCTGCGTCGGCCGCGTCGGCCCCTTCGGCCCCTTCGGCCGCATCCAGCGCGGCGGGTGCGTGGGGGGCCGTGGGGGCTTCGGCGTCTTCAGGGGCTTCGGCGGCTTCGGGGACGCCGGGGGCTTCGGAAGACCGGCCGGTGGACGCGGGGTGGGTGTCGGCCGGCCGGTACGGCGGTGAGCTGGGGGACATCCGGCCGGAGCGGCTCGCCCGGCTCGCCGTGGCGGAGGGGCGGCCCATGCTGCTGCTTCTCGACGGACCCGAGGAGATGCCGCCGACGCTCGCGCACCGGCTGGCCGAGTGGACCGCCGGGACGGCCGAGTGGCTGCGGGAGAACGGGGCTCGGCTCGTGGTGGCCTGCCGTGCCGAGTACTGGGAGCGGGCCGGGGCACAGTTCCCGGCGGAACTGCTGCACGGGGCGGTGCCGGGCGGCGACGGCCAGTCACTGCCCGCCTGCGTACGGCTCGGTGACCTGACGGAGGGCGAGGCCCGGCGGGCCCGGCTCAGGTACGGGATCCCCGAGGACGCGCTCGCCGGGCCCGACGCCCGGCATCCGCTCACCCTGCGGCTCCTGTCCGAGGTACGGGCGGCGCTGCCGGACACCCCGGGCGGGCGGTCCGGCGAGGATGGCGCCTTCGCCGGACCGCCCGACGCGGGGGCGTTCCCCACCGGCCCGACACCACCCGCGTCCGGCACGGGAGCAGCCTCCGCCGTCTCGGGACGGCCCGGTCGGGACGAGGTGCTGGCCGCCTACCTGGATCTGATGTGCCTGCGGGTCGCCGTGCGGCTCGCCGTGGTGAACGGGGTGCGGGGCACGGCCGTACGGCGGCTCGCGGCGCAGGTCTCGGGGCAGGTCCACGAGGCGGCCCGGCGGTGTCTGGGGCCCGGGCAGGGAGAGCTGGACCGGGCGGCGTTCGAGGCGGTGTTCCCCTGGGGGCCGGTGCCCGGGCGGCGGCTCGGCGGCACCACCGGCTGGGCCTCGGCCGTGCTCACCGAAGGGCTGCTCGTCCCGGCGGGCGACGGCTACCGCTTCGCCCACGAGGAGCTGGCCGACTGGATCCAGGGCGCGCACCTGGACCTCGACGCGGCTCTGCACGCGCTGGTGCACCGGGGCTGGGTCACGCAGGCCGAGGCGAGGCGGGGCTGGGGCACGATGCCGTCGGAGGCCCGCATCCGCCGCCACGCCCGCCGGGCCACCCGCGACCTGCCCGTGCCCCGCCACCGCGTCGGTCCCGTGGTCCACGCCCTGCTCCTCCTAGGGCGGCAGCAGGGACCCACCGAACTCGCCGGGCGCCTGGAGGAGTTGCTCGACGCCCTGGACGCGCTGCTGCCGCCGGGCGCCCCGGTCCCCGACGACCCCACCTGGTGGGCCACCCGCCTCCTGGCCGAGGTCCTGCTCCGGGTGCCCGACGCGACGCCGTACACCCGGGTGCTGCGGTTCCTCGCCGAGCGGATCGGTGCCTGGCGGGCCCAGGGCCGGGGCGTGCCGGGGGAGTTCGGGCCGGACTTCTGGGCGTCGCTGCCGCTGCCCGGGACGGAACGCTTCGACCTGCTGCGACGCCTGGTCGTCGCCGACCCGGCCACCGGTGAGGGCTCCCGTTATCTGGACGTGGTCTCCCGTCTTCTCGCGGCCGACCCGGCCGCCGTACAGCCGCTGCTCACCCGTTGGTTCCTCGACGACACCCCGCTGGTCGCGACCCCCGACGCCACCGTGGCGACGGCCGCGCAGGCGCTGCTGCACACGCATCGGCGGTGCGCTCTCGACGACCTGACCGAGGCGCTGGTCGACAGCGCGCACCGGCGCGCCGACGAGCTGCTCGCCGTACTGTCCGAGGAGGAGCCCTCGGCGGTGTGCCGGGCCGTCGACCGGTGGGCGCACGACGAGCGCCCGGCGCGGCGGGTCGCGGGGCTCGCGTACGCACTGCGGACCGCTCCGCACGTGAACACGGAGGCAGACCGTGAGCTTCTCCGCTACGCGGCGCTCGCCCTGCTGGGCCGCCCCGCCGACGTCACCCTGCACAGCGGCGCCCTCGCCCTGCTCGTACGGGATCCGCGGACCAGGCCGCGGTATCTGCCGCAGGCACTGGAGCGCTTCGCGGCCGGAGATCCGCAGTTGCCCGCGAGCGCCCTGGTCACCGCGCTCGCCACGCATCCGGACCCGGTCCTGGACGCCTTCCGTGCCCGGCTGCGGACTCCGTGCGCCGAGGGCTCCGACGGGGATGCCCTGCGCACCCTCGCCGAGGTCACCACGCCCGGCCTCGCGCGCCGCGTCACCGCCCTCGTCCGGGAGGTCGTCGAACTGCGCCCCGAGGTGGCCGGGCACGTCGCCACGTACGTCGACCGCACGCTGCAGCACGGTCCGGGCACCCGCGTCGTACTGTTCCCCCTGGTCAGCGGACTCATCGTCGACGGTCCCGTGCAGGTCCGCGCAGCCCTCGCGGCGGTCCTCGCCGAGCCGGGCACACCTGCCTCCGGCCCGCTGCGGCGCGAACTGCTCGATCTGCTGATGGCGACCGAGCGGGACCCGTCCGTCCTCGACGCGCTGCTGCGGGCGGCCGCCGCGCGCGGGGTGACAGCGGATGCGGCGGACACCGGGGGCGTGGGAGACAGCGCGGCGACCCGGTTGCTGGTCCATCGGGTCGGGATGCTGCTCGTCCGTACACCCGAAGGGGCCACCCGTTTCGACTGGGCGCTCGTCGATCTGGCCCGCCATGTGCCCGGTTTCGCGGGGCTGGTGGCCGGCTGGCTCAGCGGCACGCCCCAGGAGTGGGCGGCCGTGGTCGGGCCGAGCACACGCCGGATGATCGAGAACCTGGCGGGGGTGCCGGGGGTGCGGGTGCCCGCGTGA
- a CDS encoding bifunctional riboflavin kinase/FAD synthetase: MQRWRGLEDIPEDWGRSVVTIGSYDGVHRGHQLILRHAVERARELGVPAVAVAFDPHPSEVVRPGTHPPLLAPHHRRAELMAEQGVDAVLILPFTTEFSRLSPADFVVKVLVDKLHAKAVVEGPNFRFGHKAAGDVAFLAEQGKTYDFDVEVVDLVVTGEAGGGQPFSSTLTRRLVAEGDVEGAREILGRPHRVEGIVVRGAQRGRELGFPTANVETLPHTAIPADGVYAGWLHVDGEAMPAAISVGTNPQFDGTERTVEAYAIDRVGLDLYGLHVAVDFLAFVRGQAKFDSLDALLVAMGEDVKRCRELIGAYQGD; the protein is encoded by the coding sequence GTGCAGCGCTGGCGTGGCTTGGAGGACATCCCCGAGGACTGGGGGCGCAGCGTCGTCACCATCGGTTCCTACGACGGGGTGCACCGCGGGCACCAGCTGATCCTTCGGCACGCCGTGGAACGCGCGCGTGAGCTGGGCGTTCCCGCCGTCGCCGTCGCCTTCGACCCGCACCCCAGCGAGGTCGTACGCCCCGGCACGCATCCCCCGCTGCTCGCCCCGCACCATCGCCGCGCCGAACTGATGGCCGAGCAGGGCGTCGACGCGGTGCTGATCCTGCCCTTCACGACCGAGTTCTCGCGGCTGTCCCCGGCCGATTTCGTCGTCAAGGTCCTGGTCGACAAGCTGCACGCCAAGGCCGTCGTCGAGGGCCCCAACTTCCGCTTCGGCCACAAGGCCGCAGGGGACGTGGCGTTCCTGGCCGAGCAGGGCAAGACCTACGACTTCGACGTCGAGGTCGTCGACCTGGTCGTCACCGGTGAGGCGGGCGGCGGACAGCCGTTCTCCTCGACCCTGACCCGGCGGCTGGTCGCCGAGGGCGATGTCGAGGGCGCGCGCGAGATCCTCGGCCGCCCCCACCGCGTCGAGGGCATCGTCGTACGCGGCGCTCAGCGCGGCCGCGAACTGGGCTTCCCCACGGCCAACGTCGAGACCCTCCCGCACACCGCGATCCCCGCCGACGGCGTCTACGCCGGCTGGCTGCACGTCGACGGCGAGGCCATGCCCGCCGCGATCTCCGTCGGCACGAACCCGCAGTTCGACGGCACCGAGCGCACGGTCGAGGCGTACGCCATCGACCGCGTCGGCCTCGACCTCTACGGCCTCCACGTCGCCGTCGACTTCCTCGCCTTCGTACGCGGCCAGGCGAAGTTCGACTCGCTGGACGCGCTGCTCGTGGCGATGGGCGAGGACGTGAAGAGGTGCCGTGAACTGATCGGGGCCTATCAGGGGGATTAG
- a CDS encoding SCO5717 family growth-regulating ATPase, producing MSSDRDGMRGGWATPDDDQPDAESAIEMTGEFTIDYAPPAWYTQNAPSGGPGPEPGGAADTGTGVVPPAVGSATPPSAPPVGPPLDMSGVPGSFPPPWPPLAAAPDAGVGGGNEGDIESGATMRISAAALKREIGDAGAATGASGAGASAGPGSGAGAVGETAAAATATAGTAGGAGSPSGAVADAGVGAGAASGGAVRSGDFELNAPQEAAPESGSAAGTDAAAVAGGGGSDGAVVPDAGDVTESGTAAVAQPQGPGSAGAGTQAVAGDGAVAQPAEAVSSGEGQDAQGGSGQGGSGQGGDGGAAAEGSAATDASGEPGVAEGEPASGAVAPDDASDGAASTDAAPQGAVAQSSVPQDPPPQGSAPQAPAPQGSAPQAVVPQAPAPQDLASQGSGSHDAAPVSAQPADGAPGTTEPQGSAPQPTEPQAAEPQAASPAPGTPGDGPQTPPVWTPPAPQGVLPPLPPAYQPAAPAAPASGAQWPPSAPAAPAYPEMPGQQPAAAQGEPSVPPQQPFHPQAPQGAPAAWGNPIDAAPGASGVPGAPVSPGTPGAPVPPGVPDASGTPTTPGPTPPPGQQPMAPNAPSPAGYGFPHPGAPVPPQAPIPQQGGYGFPQPPAQPGHPGQPGGQPSQPATPTPAALPAQPAPGYGFPQPPAQPGHPGQPGGQPSQPATPAPAALPAQPAPGYGFPQPPAQPGHPGQPGGQPSQPATPAPAALPAQPAPGYGFPHPGAPVPPQTPIPQQGGYGFPQPPAQQGEQPGHPGAPTPHPNTPGAPTPQAGYGFPPSVAPGTPNQIPHPQGPPHSPTPQSGYGFPQPSAQPGHPEHPGHPGQPQPPFPGQPGHAAHPDQPGQPGQPGGHPHPSAPTAPIDPRTGAAWPQPVQHDQRQPTNPGVAPLGYTAAVELSSDRLLNSKKQKTKSSRPAAGGGRFKLGGKKEEAERQRKLELIRTPVLSCYRIAVISLKGGVGKTTTTTALGSTLATERQDKILAIDANPDAGTLGRRVRRETGATIRDLVQAIPYLNSYMDIRRFTSQAASGLEIIANDVDPAVSTTFNDEDYRRAIDILGKQYPIILTDSGTGLLYSAMRGVLDLADQLIIISTPSVDGASSASTTLDWLSAHGYQDLVARSLTVISGVRDTGKMIKVDDIVSHFETRCRGVVVVPFDEHLSAGAELDLDMMRPKVREAYFTLAAMVAEDIARHQQSHGLWTSDGNPPPVVAPPMPGQQMPGQQIPGQQPYPPQQGQPYPGRPYPGQPVPGQAPQPYGHPDQPAPGQPAPGQPYPPQHPQHPQHPQHPQHPQHPQQGQPYPPAPPQQ from the coding sequence GTGAGCAGCGATCGGGACGGGATGCGCGGGGGCTGGGCCACACCCGACGATGACCAGCCCGACGCGGAGTCCGCCATCGAGATGACGGGCGAGTTCACCATCGACTACGCGCCGCCTGCCTGGTACACGCAGAACGCCCCGTCGGGAGGGCCCGGCCCGGAACCGGGTGGGGCTGCTGACACGGGCACGGGGGTCGTTCCTCCGGCCGTCGGTTCCGCGACGCCGCCGTCCGCGCCTCCGGTGGGGCCTCCTCTTGACATGTCGGGTGTGCCCGGCTCGTTTCCGCCGCCCTGGCCCCCGTTGGCCGCCGCGCCCGACGCCGGTGTCGGCGGTGGGAACGAGGGGGACATCGAGAGCGGCGCGACCATGCGGATTTCGGCTGCCGCGTTGAAGCGTGAGATCGGGGACGCGGGTGCGGCCACGGGTGCCTCCGGCGCGGGGGCGAGTGCGGGCCCTGGGTCGGGTGCGGGTGCGGTCGGGGAAACGGCTGCGGCTGCGACTGCGACTGCTGGTACGGCTGGTGGTGCGGGCTCGCCTTCGGGTGCGGTGGCCGACGCGGGGGTGGGTGCGGGCGCTGCCTCCGGTGGTGCGGTGCGTTCCGGGGACTTCGAGCTGAACGCGCCGCAGGAGGCGGCCCCGGAGTCGGGGAGCGCCGCGGGCACCGACGCCGCGGCCGTGGCCGGTGGCGGCGGCAGTGACGGTGCGGTCGTCCCTGACGCCGGAGACGTGACGGAATCCGGTACGGCCGCGGTGGCACAGCCTCAGGGACCGGGCAGCGCCGGTGCCGGTACACAGGCCGTTGCCGGTGACGGCGCCGTTGCGCAGCCCGCCGAGGCTGTCTCGTCCGGCGAGGGTCAGGACGCCCAGGGCGGTAGCGGTCAGGGCGGTAGCGGTCAGGGCGGCGACGGCGGTGCGGCCGCCGAGGGTTCGGCTGCCACGGACGCGTCCGGCGAGCCCGGTGTCGCCGAGGGCGAGCCGGCCAGTGGTGCCGTGGCCCCGGATGACGCCTCCGACGGGGCCGCGTCGACGGATGCCGCTCCTCAGGGTGCCGTTGCGCAGAGTTCCGTCCCGCAGGACCCCCCGCCTCAGGGCTCCGCCCCTCAGGCCCCCGCTCCTCAAGGCTCCGCCCCACAGGCCGTCGTCCCACAGGCCCCCGCTCCTCAGGACCTCGCTTCGCAGGGCTCCGGCTCTCACGACGCCGCCCCTGTCTCCGCCCAGCCCGCCGACGGTGCCCCCGGCACCACCGAGCCCCAGGGGAGCGCGCCACAGCCCACCGAGCCTCAGGCTGCCGAGCCTCAGGCCGCGTCGCCCGCTCCGGGAACCCCCGGGGATGGACCGCAGACGCCTCCGGTCTGGACGCCGCCGGCACCGCAGGGTGTACTTCCCCCGTTGCCGCCCGCGTACCAACCGGCCGCACCCGCAGCGCCCGCCTCGGGAGCGCAGTGGCCCCCGTCCGCGCCCGCGGCGCCGGCGTACCCCGAGATGCCCGGCCAGCAGCCGGCGGCCGCACAGGGCGAGCCGTCCGTGCCGCCGCAGCAGCCGTTCCACCCGCAGGCCCCTCAGGGCGCGCCCGCGGCCTGGGGCAACCCGATCGACGCCGCACCCGGTGCCTCCGGCGTGCCCGGTGCACCCGTGTCACCCGGCACCCCCGGTGCCCCCGTGCCCCCCGGCGTGCCCGACGCCTCCGGTACGCCGACCACCCCGGGCCCGACGCCCCCGCCCGGCCAGCAGCCGATGGCACCCAACGCCCCCTCCCCCGCTGGTTACGGCTTCCCGCACCCCGGCGCACCCGTACCCCCGCAGGCACCCATCCCCCAGCAAGGCGGCTACGGCTTCCCGCAACCCCCCGCCCAGCCCGGACACCCGGGACAGCCGGGGGGACAGCCGAGCCAACCTGCCACCCCCACTCCCGCCGCACTCCCGGCCCAGCCCGCACCCGGTTACGGCTTCCCGCAACCCCCCGCCCAGCCCGGACACCCGGGACAGCCGGGGGGACAGCCGAGCCAACCTGCCACCCCCGCTCCCGCCGCACTCCCGGCCCAGCCCGCACCCGGTTACGGCTTCCCGCAACCCCCCGCCCAGCCCGGACACCCGGGACAGCCGGGGGGACAGCCGAGCCAACCTGCCACCCCCGCTCCCGCCGCACTCCCGGCCCAGCCCGCACCCGGTTACGGCTTCCCGCACCCCGGCGCACCCGTACCCCCGCAGACACCCATCCCCCAGCAAGGCGGCTACGGCTTCCCGCAACCCCCCGCCCAGCAGGGGGAACAGCCCGGCCACCCGGGCGCCCCCACACCCCACCCCAACACCCCGGGCGCCCCCACCCCCCAAGCCGGCTACGGCTTCCCGCCCTCAGTCGCCCCGGGAACCCCGAACCAGATCCCCCACCCCCAGGGCCCGCCCCATTCCCCCACCCCCCAGAGCGGCTACGGCTTCCCCCAGCCCTCCGCCCAACCCGGCCACCCGGAGCACCCGGGCCACCCCGGCCAACCCCAACCCCCCTTCCCCGGCCAGCCCGGACACGCTGCTCACCCAGACCAGCCCGGTCAGCCCGGTCAGCCCGGTGGGCACCCCCACCCTTCCGCCCCCACCGCCCCCATCGACCCCCGCACAGGCGCGGCCTGGCCGCAGCCCGTGCAGCACGACCAGCGGCAGCCCACCAACCCCGGTGTGGCGCCGCTCGGTTACACGGCCGCGGTGGAGTTGTCGTCCGACCGGCTGCTGAACAGCAAGAAGCAGAAGACGAAAAGCAGCCGTCCGGCGGCCGGGGGCGGCCGGTTCAAGCTGGGCGGGAAGAAGGAGGAGGCCGAGCGGCAGCGGAAGCTGGAGCTGATCAGGACGCCGGTGCTGTCCTGCTACCGCATCGCGGTCATCAGCCTCAAGGGCGGCGTGGGCAAGACGACGACCACCACGGCCCTCGGTTCGACGCTCGCCACCGAGCGGCAGGACAAGATCCTCGCGATCGACGCCAACCCGGACGCGGGCACGCTCGGCCGGCGCGTGCGGCGCGAGACCGGTGCGACCATCCGCGACCTCGTCCAGGCGATCCCGTACCTCAACTCGTACATGGACATCCGCCGGTTCACCTCGCAGGCGGCCTCCGGGCTGGAGATCATCGCCAACGATGTCGACCCCGCCGTCTCCACGACGTTCAACGACGAGGACTACCGGCGCGCGATCGACATCCTCGGCAAGCAGTACCCGATCATCCTCACCGACTCGGGCACCGGCCTGCTCTACAGCGCCATGCGCGGTGTGCTCGACCTCGCCGACCAGCTCATCATCATCTCGACGCCGTCCGTGGACGGTGCGAGCAGCGCCAGTACGACACTGGACTGGCTCTCCGCACACGGGTACCAGGACCTGGTGGCACGTTCCCTCACGGTCATCTCCGGGGTCCGTGACACGGGCAAGATGATCAAGGTGGACGACATCGTCTCCCACTTCGAGACGCGCTGCCGAGGTGTAGTCGTCGTACCCTTCGACGAACACCTGTCCGCCGGCGCCGAGTTGGATCTCGACATGATGCGACCGAAGGTGCGGGAGGCGTACTTCACGCTCGCCGCGATGGTCGCCGAGGACATCGCCAGGCACCAGCAGTCGCACGGCCTGTGGACATCGGACGGCAACCCGCCGCCGGTGGTCGCCCCGCCGATGCCGGGACAGCAGATGCCGGGCCAGCAGATCCCCGGTCAGCAGCCGTACCCGCCGCAGCAGGGCCAGCCGTACCCCGGCCGGCCCTATCCGGGTCAGCCGGTTCCCGGGCAGGCCCCGCAGCCCTACGGCCACCCCGACCAGCCGGCACCGGGCCAACCCGCGCCGGGCCAGCCGTACCCGCCCCAACACCCGCAGCACCCGCAGCACCCGCAGCACCCGCAGCACCCGCAGCACCCGCAGCAGGGCCAGCCCTACCCGCCCGCTCCACCCCAGCAGTAG
- the eccE gene encoding type VII secretion protein EccE, with amino-acid sequence MASATRARSRSQSGPRSGGTLRSRSRGSSSPSPTARSEAAPDAAASSRGSVSPHLRSHSGHGGSFAVQRLVMLEMAAALVAVGWLVGTAALIPAVAVAAVLVVLALVRRRGHSLPEWLGSLLALRARMRRAASTPAPSGIDSGLAPAVECDPSLRTYSFHRGDRRDQRPVGMVGDGGFLTAVLQLESDAGALRAERSRRPLPVALVQDVLEVDGIRLESAQILVHTQPAPALHLPQQSVVVSNYAPLQAQTGAPAVRIMWIALKLDPESCPEAVAARGGGLRGAQKCLVRSAEHLSSRLTGAGFRANLLTEEELTAAIATSACANPLVTAQAAQTGRDEAPQRRTEESSRSWRCDNRRHTTYWVRRWPQLGGSGTSLAQLVAHLTAVPALATTFSLTLAKGGRQDVTIAGHLRITGRSNQELTDARRDLENAARQARTGLVRLDREQLPGVLATLPLGGTR; translated from the coding sequence ATGGCTTCCGCAACACGGGCCCGGTCGCGATCGCAATCGGGGCCGCGATCAGGTGGCACGCTTCGGTCGCGTTCGCGCGGTTCGTCTTCCCCTTCTCCGACAGCACGGTCGGAAGCGGCGCCGGACGCCGCCGCGTCGTCCCGCGGGTCCGTCTCGCCCCATCTGAGGTCCCACTCGGGGCACGGGGGCTCGTTCGCGGTACAGCGGCTGGTGATGCTGGAGATGGCGGCCGCCCTCGTGGCCGTCGGATGGCTCGTCGGTACGGCCGCGCTCATTCCGGCCGTCGCGGTCGCCGCCGTGCTGGTCGTACTCGCTCTCGTACGACGCCGCGGACACTCCCTGCCCGAGTGGCTGGGCTCGCTGCTGGCACTGCGGGCTCGCATGCGCAGGGCCGCGAGCACACCGGCGCCTTCGGGGATCGATTCCGGCCTCGCACCTGCGGTGGAGTGTGATCCCAGCCTGCGGACGTACAGCTTCCACCGCGGCGACCGTCGCGATCAGCGGCCGGTCGGCATGGTGGGCGACGGAGGATTCCTCACCGCGGTGCTCCAACTGGAGTCGGATGCCGGTGCGCTGCGCGCCGAGCGCAGCCGCCGACCGCTGCCCGTCGCGCTCGTGCAGGATGTCCTCGAAGTCGACGGAATCCGGCTGGAGTCGGCGCAGATCCTGGTGCACACGCAGCCGGCGCCCGCGCTGCATCTGCCCCAGCAGTCGGTCGTCGTGAGCAATTACGCACCGCTCCAGGCCCAGACCGGCGCTCCGGCGGTGCGCATCATGTGGATAGCGTTGAAACTCGACCCCGAGTCGTGCCCCGAGGCGGTGGCCGCGCGCGGCGGCGGGCTCCGTGGGGCGCAGAAGTGTCTGGTGCGGTCGGCGGAGCACTTGTCCAGTCGACTGACCGGCGCCGGCTTCCGGGCCAATCTGCTGACGGAGGAGGAGCTGACAGCCGCCATCGCCACCTCCGCGTGCGCCAACCCGCTGGTGACCGCGCAGGCCGCACAGACGGGCCGGGACGAGGCGCCACAGCGGCGAACCGAGGAGTCCAGCCGCAGCTGGCGCTGTGACAATCGCCGGCACACCACGTACTGGGTGCGCCGCTGGCCTCAGCTGGGCGGCTCCGGCACCTCGCTGGCACAGTTGGTGGCACATCTGACCGCGGTTCCCGCGCTGGCCACGACCTTCAGTCTGACGCTGGCCAAAGGCGGTCGGCAAGACGTCACCATTGCGGGTCACCTGCGCATCACCGGTCGCAGCAATCAGGAACTGACCGACGCGCGGCGCGATCTGGAGAATGCCGCGCGTCAGGCGCGGACCGGGCTCGTGCGTCTGGACCGTGAACAACTCCCCGGCGTTCTCGCCACCCTGCCGCTCGGAGGTACCCGCTGA